From the genome of Alphaproteobacteria bacterium SS10:
GGCAGCGTCATAGGGTATTAGGTACATGTCAGCGTTGTGAAAACTGCATAGCTGTTACGCTACGGGCGCCTTACGAAAACGCCGAAACAAAACTGTCATGATTTCGAATCCCCACGGCCATTCCACGGCTTGGGCTTTCATCAGGCCTGCTGAACAAGGGAAACGGCAGGCAAGTTCTGCCCAAAGTGGCGCAACAGCCACCGCCATCGTCGCCAAGCAGCGGTTTACGAACGTCGGCGAAGGTGTGACCCCAGCTTGTCGCCCAGCTCTGCTATGACGGTAGTAAGGATATTTGCGATGCTATGGCCTGTGCAGCGTGGGTTCGTTGCCAGACAAGTTTGTCGCTAGACGCATGAGGACACCATGGGACAGCCGTCAGTCTCCCCAGTATTTGCCACCGGCGATAATCGGATCGATGCCCTGCTCGCCCCCAGCGGGCTTGCCACCAAATGGGGCGGACCAGCGGGAACGGGCGCAACGCTGACCTACTCCGTCAGGACCGATGGCTCTACCTACGCCGATGACTATTCAGAGCTGGATGAGCCGGTTCGCGGCCAAGGCTTCAACGTCAATCAGGCGCAAGCCGATGCATTTGATGCGGCCATCGCTGCCTGGGCAGCCGTTGCCAATATCAACTTCGTCCCTGTGGTTGAGAGTGCGGATGTCACCGCCGATATCCGCTTTGGCTTCTCGCAGGCCACCGATCTGGTTAACCAGGACAATGACTTCGCCTTTGAAACCCAGGCTATTGTCCGCCAGCCCTCTTTTGCCCCTGCAGCTGGTGACATCTGGTTTGCACCCGATCTTCAGGATCTGGATTACTCCGTCAGCACATCCGGCGGTGGCTACAACCTAATGCTGCGAACGGTTGGCACGGCGGTGTTTAGCTTTGCAGCCACGACCAGCCCAGGCATCAACGGCGCCACGCTGTCTGAGGTTGAGAACACCCAGAGCTTCACCGTGATGTCGGAGAATGCGTCCGTCGGGGTTGAGGTGGATGAGCGGAACCCTGTTATCACGCTGCCGACCTCGCCAATGCTCTATGACATTCTGGCGGCCCAGGAGCTCTATGGCCCGAACCTGACCCATAATGCTGGGGACACCGTCTACATCTTTGCCCCGGGTCAGCAGCTTTATCAGACCATCTGGGATGCCGGCGGCACTGATGTACTCGATTGGTCAAACCAAACCCAGCCAGTGCTGATCGATCTAAACGATGGCAGCTACAGCACCCTCGGCCCACCACGAAGCGATGGCGTGACGGCAAACGAGTTTACCGTCGCAATCGCCTTCAACGCGTTTATCGAGAATGCCCGTGGCGGCGTGGATTCAGACACCATCATCGGTAACGAGCTCGACAACTTTATCCTGGCAAATTCCGGGGCTGACAGTGTCCGCGGCTTCACCGGCAATGACGTTATCTATGGCAATATCGGCAATGACATCCTCTACGGAAACCAGGATGCCGATGTGCTGTTTGGCGGCCAGGATGCCGACATCCTTTACGGTGGGCAGGATGGCGACCTGATCTATGGCAATTTCGCCAATGATATTCTCTACGGCAACTTCGCCTCTGACATACTGTTCGGCGGCGGCGATGGTGACATTCTGTATGGCGGTA
Proteins encoded in this window:
- a CDS encoding M10 family metallopeptidase C-terminal domain-containing protein, giving the protein MGQPSVSPVFATGDNRIDALLAPSGLATKWGGPAGTGATLTYSVRTDGSTYADDYSELDEPVRGQGFNVNQAQADAFDAAIAAWAAVANINFVPVVESADVTADIRFGFSQATDLVNQDNDFAFETQAIVRQPSFAPAAGDIWFAPDLQDLDYSVSTSGGGYNLMLRTVGTAVFSFAATTSPGINGATLSEVENTQSFTVMSENASVGVEVDERNPVITLPTSPMLYDILAAQELYGPNLTHNAGDTVYIFAPGQQLYQTIWDAGGTDVLDWSNQTQPVLIDLNDGSYSTLGPPRSDGVTANEFTVAIAFNAFIENARGGVDSDTIIGNELDNFILANSGADSVRGFTGNDVIYGNIGNDILYGNQDADVLFGGQDADILYGGQDGDLIYGNFANDILYGNFASDILFGGGDGDILYGGKGPDQLLGNKGNDIIYGNKDADLLSGGPDSDLLIGGSGNDTLNGDSGNDELRGGSGLDVLSGADGDDTIDGGIEDDLITGDAGNDQINGGDNDDTIYGGDGSDIIDGGPGSDFIDGGEGADQLFGGLGNDTFIVSNLSQVVTDEVNGGTDLIRSQVNVTLSQNVENATALGPNSIILTGNALDNRLEGNDRDNSLIGQAGDDTLIGGLGDDTLNGGQGSDQLDGGFGNDTYEITDDADTIIEGATGGFDTVLVNFNFTVPENIESLILTGQAEATGSEGNNIITGSSGSDQISGRGGADTIDGADGADTIVGGSGDDSLTGGGGVDRFVYTTGNTGNDTITDYEAGLDLITIDNGISVVSSNPVGVDTVLTLSSGTVLTLLGVNPADITIEDLDMM